The Plasmodium yoelii strain 17X genome assembly, chromosome: 1 genome contains a region encoding:
- a CDS encoding adapter protein complex 3 subunit beta 2, producing the protein MESLKLNIKLPLIEKASLNIKDIIDHMKLNEGIYFEKIKFDNNEILNNLENNNVYKKIEAMKHILIGHILKKDVSCFFFNVLTNISINNIILKKLIYNYLILYANGNTDLTLLSINSFKKDLNNSNYQIRSYALRAITSIRSLDIINLLIGMLKKFSNDDSPNVRKTCADVIPSIYFVDKDQFIFLRNVLLKLITDNEINVVSSAIISYSTICIHNYTQLSYLYGIKHKTKFNSTQAVPHTDEESHTDEESHTGEESHTGEDSQIYTSLSFLHPHYYKLCKYLLCMHPYSQTYLIDLLLRYCRMFYTNPLESEKNESEQNRSGGKKSDQNRSGVKLSDQTYDAFCEYRNYAIDIEIFIDKLLLLLSSNSYSVVLIAISALYKLTKFTYKENMIQAILFCLLKSNVEKNDEIYEIFIKSVKPIIKSLKDEFDPYLSYFFINNQDSTIKKSLKIDILYILNNKNNQIIIINELLHTLYIPNNNKFIINKLFRYITEISLQNPKCLSKFVNEIMIMLSSNIKIYSYESILSLRKILQKNDNKKIKKIIFFLIKILSQIRPNNVKISILWILANYQKHIDHLLIFDLSRILVKFFKTSDNAFKIHIIHFLFKIWIYQFGNIIQNHSHEDASKEDYSSRGANSQHGANSQNEQHGANSQHDQHEQHEQRDSICHSECEKMKSEFLLFDQLCKSCFLLASQENHFDIKDTTKFYYHIMYTLTKFKSQNLLDYKFLQTNIFNHPISDITLSLSYLKFFYLYSGKSIISNSLQLGSNNLFSDKLDASSSQFKQNKNINNKQKKIHIYQLNTISNLIGFKIPLYVDLPNFSSSDLPNIEHVNNLEKEKKKPISFSSFDLHYNKNMNNYINSHIFLNVDDFYKEENIEYDKNKIPNISNIPNVSNVSDTPFLINKGTNIQGEDEESDDNQQSQKINKLDKYEKVGNSKDFIYEEIEDIEKFFFNNNE; encoded by the coding sequence ATGGAAAGCctcaaattaaatataaaactgCCTTTAATTGAAAAGGCATCTctaaatataaaagatattATAGATCATATGAAGTTAAATGAGggtatatattttgaaaaaataaaatttgataataatgaaatattaaataatttagaaaataacaatgtatataaaaagatTGAAGCCATGAAACATATACTAATTGgacacattttaaaaaaagatgtttcttgttttttttttaatgttttaaCAAACAtatcaataaataatataatattaaaaaaattaatttataattatttaattttatatgctAATGGAAATACAGATTTGACATTATTATCAATCAattcttttaaaaaagatctaaataatagtaattatCAAATAAGGTCATATGCATTAAGAGCAATCACATCAATAAGATCTCttgatattattaatttattaataggaatgttaaaaaaattttcaaatGATGACTCACCAAATGTACGTAAAACATGTGCAGATGTTATACcatctatatattttgttgatAAAGAtcaatttattttcttaagaaatgttttattaaaattaattacagataatgaaataaatgttGTATCATCAGCTATTATCTCTTATAGTACAATATGTATTCATAACTATACTCAACTTTCTTATCTTTACGGAATCAAacataaaacaaaatttaattCGACTCAAGCTGTGCCACACACTGACGAAGAGTCTCACACTGACGAAGAGTCTCACACTGGCGAAGAGTCTCACACTGGCGAAGATTCTCAGATATACACATCGCTATCATTTTTGCATCCACATTATTATAAGTtgtgtaaatatttattatgcaTGCATCCATATAGCCAAACCTACTTAATTGATTTGTTACTACGCTATTGTAGGATGTTTTATACAAACCCCTTGGAAAGTGAGAAAAATGAAAGTGAGCAAAATAGAAGTGGTGGAAAAAAGAGTGACCAAAATAGAAGTGGTGTAAAACTGAGTGACCAAACGTATGACGCATTTTGTGAGTACAGAAATTATGCAATCGATATCGAAATATTTATTGAcaaattgttattattattgtcatcAAACAGTTATAGTGTTGTCCTAATAGCAATATCAGCTTTAtacaaattaacaaaatttacATACAAAGAAAATATGATTCAggctatattattttgtttattaaaaagtaatgtcgaaaaaaatgatgaaatatatgaaatatttattaaaagcGTAAAACCAATTATAAAATCTTTAAAGGATGAATTTGATCCATATctatcttatttttttattaataatcaaGATAgtacaataaaaaaatcattaaaaattgatatattatacatattaaataataaaaataaccaaattattataataaacgAATTACTACATACATTGTATAtaccaaataataataaatttatcattAATAAGTTATTTAGATATATAACAGAGATTTCTTTACAGAATCCAAAATGTTTATCTAAATTTGTTAATGAAATTATGATAATGTTAAgttcaaatataaaaatatattcatatgaatcaattttatcattaagaaaaatattacaaaaaaatgataataaaaaaattaaaaaaattattttttttttgatcaaAATATTATCACAAATTCGACCAAATAATGTTAAAATATCAATTTTATGGATATTAGCAAATTATCAAAAACATATTGATCATCTTCTCATTTTTGACTTATCAAGAATATTAgtgaaattttttaaaacttcAGATAACGCTTtcaaaatacatataatacattTCCTCTTTAAAATATGGATATACCAATTTGGTAATATAATTCAAAACCACTCTCACGAAGATGCTTCAAAAGAAGATTACTCATCGCGCGGTGCTAATTCTCAGCATGGTGCTAATTCTCAGAATGAACAGCATGGTGCTAATTCTCAACATGATCAGCATGAACAGCATGAACAACGTGACTCCATTTGCCATAGTGAATgcgaaaaaatgaaaagcgAATTTCTGCTATTCGACCAATTGTGCAAAAGTTGTTTTTTACTGGCATCACAAGAAAACCATTTTGATATCAAAGACACTACCAAATTTTACTACCATATAATGTACACATTAACAAAATTCAAATCACAAAATTTATTAGATTATAAATTCTtacaaacaaatatatttaatcaccCAATTTCAGATATAACATTATCTTTAtcttatttaaaatttttttatttatattctgGAAAATCGATAATTTCAAATTCACTACAACTAggatcaaataatttattttcggATAAATTAGATGCATCTTCATCTCaatttaaacaaaataaaaatattaataataaacaaaaaaaaatacatatatatcaatTAAATACTATATCTAATTTGATAGGTTTTAAAATACCATTATATGTTGACTTGCCAAATTTCTCTTCATCTGATTTACCAAATATTGAACATGTTAATAATcttgaaaaagaaaaaaaaaaacctatatctttttcatcatttgatttacattataataaaaatatgaacaattatattaattctcatatttttttaaatgttgatgatttttataaagaagaaaatattgaatatgataaaaataaaattccaaACATTTCAAACATTCCAAACGTTTCAAACGTTTCGGATACGCCATTTTTAATCAATAAAGGAACAAACATTCAAGGCGAAGACGAAGAGTCAGACGATAACCAACAatctcaaaaaataaataaattagataaatatgaaaaagtGGGAAATTCAAAAgattttatatatgaagaAATTGAAGATATAGAAAAGTTCTTTTTTAACAATAATgaataa
- a CDS encoding 50S ribosomal protein L18, apicoplast, putative gives MRISVLLVPIFLYFICAIKCFTINKKPPLYKSFLIGLSLKTKKQNSETNIPTRAKRKDRRRVKNEILQQLIDEHVANKNVEKDEDTKRGIINNLDVDKEILEGKRIPRMRIKNTNNHIYASIIDDYKKHILCFICSRDPNLSSILGTYINKKTNRIINDGKSIKSAWEIGKIIGKKALNKGIYRVKFDRGIYKYEGKVEALAEGARAIGLIL, from the exons ATGCGTATTTCAGTTTTGCTAGTTCCtatattcttatattttatttgtgcaataaaatgtttcacaattaataaaaaaccACCATTATACAAAAGCTTTTTAATCGGTTTATccttaaaaacaaaaaaacaaaattcaGAAACAAACATACCAACACGCGCCAAACGCAAGGATCGTAGACGCGTAAAAAAT GAAATATTACAACAATTAATAGATGAACATGttgcaaataaaaatgtcgAAAAAGATGAAGATACAAAGAGAGGAATAATAAATAACTTAGATGTTGATAAAGAAATATTAGAAGGAAAAAGAATACCAAGAATGCGAATAAAAAACACaaataatcatatatatgcatCTATTATAgatgattataaaaaacatatattatgcTTTATTTGTTCTAGAGATCCTAATTTATCAAGCATACTAGGAACTTATATTAATAAGAAAACgaatagaataataaatgatGGAAAAAGTATAAAATCTGCATGGGAAATTGGAAAAATTATTGGAAAAAAAGCATTAAATAAAGGAATATATCGAGTAAAATTTGATCGaggaatatataaatatgaaggTAAAGTTGAAGCATTAGCTGAGGGAGCAAGAGCTATTGGTCTTATTTTATAG